The Qipengyuania aurantiaca genome contains the following window.
CGCGAAGCAGGAAGTGCTTTACGCCCGTGCCGAAACGCAGAACGTGCGCCGCCGCATGGAAAAGGACGTGCAGGACGCGCGCAATTACGCCGCGACCGGTTTCGCCCGCGATATCCTGAGCGTGGCGGATAATCTCTGCCGTGCGCTCGACGCCATTCCCGCCGAGCAGCGCGAAGACGAGAAGCTGAAAGGCTTCATCGCCGGTATCGAAGCGACCCAGCGCGAGCTGGAAAAGGTGTTCAACCAGAACGGCATCACGCGCATCGCCGCCAAGGGTATGCCTCTGGACCCCAACCAGCACCAGGCAATGATGGAAATCCCGACCGCAGACGCGGAGCCGGGGACCATCGTGCAGGAAATGCAGGCCGGCTACATGATCAAGGATCGCCTCCTGCGTCCGGCCATGGTCGGCGTGGCCAAGAAGCCGGACTGATATTCACGACATCGGGAGAGAGACGATGAGGACTGCCCTTTTGACGAGTGCGGTCCTTGCCGCCTCTGCCTTGGCCATGCCGCTCGCCGCGCAGGACAGCGCGGACGAGCGGGTGATGGCGCTCGCCGACGAGTATTACGACTACAATCTCGCCGAATACGGCATGACCGAGACCGAGAGCGGCAGCACCGAATGGGGCGACCGTTTGTGGAGCGTGACGCCCGAGGCGCAGCGTGAGCGTGCGCTCCGCTATGCCGATATTCTCGACCGCCTTGAGGGAGTGGACCGCAGCGGGCTGTCCGAAGAGGCACGGACCAATGCGCTGGTGCTCCAGACCTTGCTGGAAAGCGACATTGGCGACGCTCGTTTCGACGAGTGGCAAATGCCTTTCGACAGCGACAGCAATTTCTGGTCCTACCTCGCCGGGCGCAGTGCGTTTTCGACCGTCGAGGATTACGAGAACTACATCGGCCGGATGCGCGATTTGCCGCGTTATTTCGCCGAGCAGACTACTAACGCGAAAATCGGTCTTGCACGCGGGTTCAGCGTGCCGCGTGTCACACTCGAAGGGCGCGATGCATCGATCGAGGCGTATGTCGTCGACGCCCCCGAGATGAGCCCCTTTTGGGCGCCGTTCGACCAGATGCCGGAGCGTTTCTCTGAAGAGGACAAGGCCCGGCTGACAGCGGCAGGCAAGGCCGCCATCGCCGAGAGCGTGACACCCGCTTATCGCGACCTGCTCGACTTCTTCCGCAACACCTACTTGCCGCAGACCCGCACCACGCTAGGGGCCAGCGAATTTCCCGAAGGCGAGGCCTATTACGCCCAACAGATCCGCCAATACACCACGCTCGACCTGAATGCCGAAGAGATCCACCGGATCGGGCTTGAAGAGGTCGCGCGCATTACGGCCGAGATGGAAAAGGCAAAGGGCGAGGCAGACTTCACCGGCTCGCTCGCCGAGTTTATCACCTTCCTGCGCACCGACGCGCAATTCGTTGCCGATACGCCCGACGAGCTGATGGGCGTGGCCGCCTACACCTCCAAGCGTGTGGACGACAAGCTGGGCGAATTTTTCGGCTTCCTCCCGCGCTATCGCCATGGCCTTCGCCCCGTCGATCCGGCCATTGCGCCATTCTACACCGCAGGGCGCGGAGGGCTGGAGTATTGCCAGATCAACACGCACGACCTGCCGTCGCGCCCGGTCTACAACATCCCCGCGCTCACCATGCATGAATGCGCGCCCGGCCATTCCTTCCAGGCGGCCATTGCGCTCGAACGGGATGACGCACCGCGCTTCCGCCGCCAGACCTATTTCTCCGGCTTCGGGGAGGGGTGGGGGCTCTACACCGAATATCTCGGCAACGAGATGGGCATTTATCGCACGCCTTACGAACGCTTCGGACAGCTATCCTACGAGATGTGGCGGGCGGCGCGGCTCGTGATCGACACCGGCATCCACCACTATGGCTGGAGCCGCGAGCAGGCAGTCGATTACCTGTCGAGCCACACGGCGCTATCCGACCGCGAGGTCGGGACCGAGATCGACCGCTATATCAGCTGGCCAGGGCAGGCGCTGGCCTACAAGCTGGGCGAAATGACTATCCGCCGCGTTCGCGAAAAGGCCGAAAAGGCGCTTGGCGAGGATTTCGATATCCGCAAATTCCACGATGTGGTGCTCTCGCTCGGCTCGGTGCCGCTGCCGGCCCTCGAAGAGCGGATCGACGCCTTCATCGCCGATGGCGGGCAAGGCCTGCCCGGAGTGACTTACGAATAAGCCACCCCGGACAGGACAGGATCAGGAAACCACCTGTGCGCGATTTTCGTCGCGGTGTTTCTTGAGGTATTTCATGAAGGGCGTGCCGCCGGTGCCGACATCGGGATCGTTGCCTGCGATCGAACCGGCCTGCTTGTTTATGTAGCTCGCCGCATATTCGAGATGCCGCGTGCGGAAGCGGGCCGACTGTTCGAGACAGGCGTTGAAGGCGTTCTTCAGCTCCTGGTTGTCGCTCGCGCTGACGAAATCGCGAAGCGTCGAATGCTTTGCGAGATCTTCGATAAAGCGGCGATGCTCGACCGGGCGGTACTGGTGCAATTCGTCGAGGAACTGGCGCAGCGGGTCGTCGCTATGGCCGACCTGGAACAGCGCATCCATCGCCGGGACGATGCTGGATTGCGAACCCGTCTGGCCGCGGAAGGCCTGCGGCTTGCCTTCGTACCGGTCCATCCCTTCGTAGATGAGGCCGCCACCTTCCAGCGCGGGGTTGTTTGCCCAGCCGTGAATGTAGGGGCGCACGCGGTGGAAATAGATATAGGGATCGCACTGCTCGGGCATCCGGGCGAAGTGCTCGTAGATACGCTCCCAGGCCTCGTCCATTTCCTTAAGCCGCCGGGTCGCCTCGACCTCGTCGCCATCCTTCGCCAGCGTCACCAGCCGCGCGGCGTTGTCGAGCAGCACACCCGCCTCGGCCTCGATCGCGACATGGACGAGCACGAACCAGTTCTCATCCGCTCCGCACAGGAAGTTCTGGTGCATGGCGATATTGTCGAGCGTGATCGGCCCCGACTTGTCGAGCCGGTACCAATTGTCGAGGACATAGCCGGAGTAGGGCAGCAGGGGCGCCTGCCCGAGCCGGTCGGCAAGCGCGCACATCGGGCGCGAGAGGTTTGCCGGGAGATGCCGGGGCGGGGTCGCCTCGCCCCAGACATAGGCTTGCACGAGGAAGGAATAATGCACCATGGCCGTGCGGACCTCTTCCTCCGCTGCCGTCTGCGCCCATTCGCCGATATCGGGATCGGGGAGGGCGTCGAGCCAGTGCCGCACGCGGCCTGAGGTCAGCAGTGCGGAGAGTTTTTCGGCGGCTTCGACAATCGGTGCGAAGCGTTCGGGAAGAGTGATTTCATCGATTTCGTAATGCGAAAGATAGCCGCGTTCGCGGCTCATACCGTAGTCTTTAAGCTCCATTTTGATGACTCATCGCCGGGCGCGGGTTGGGCCGCCCGGTCAACGCGTGCATTCGTATCCATTGTAACCGGTTGGCTCAAGCCAGAGTAGTGGAAAACTCCGCGATGACGTAAGGTCAGCCCGTCGCACCGGGAAAGCGGACGAGGAGGTCGTAGGCAGCCGGGTCGGATGCTCCGGCCAGCTTTACCCCGTTCCGAAGCCAGAACGCGTGTTTCACGATTTCGGCCTGTTGTTCGATCCCGTAGCGTTCGAGCGCCCAGCCGGGCTTGAGCGAGTAGTCATAGCGCGCCCACGGCATCCGGTGGGTGACGAGATACCACTGGCCCTTGGTCTGGACCTGCCAGACATGCACCAGCTCGTGGATCAACAAGCCTTGGCGCATTACGCCCTCGCGCGAGAAATCCTCGCAATAACTCTCTGAGTTTGGGTGAAAATGCAGGTGGCCGCGCGGGGCCATCGTGATCTTGCGGGGCTGAAACGGAAACCACTTCCGTCGCCGGATCGTGACACGCGGATAGTCGATCGCATCGCCGAAGACCGTGCGCGCAAGGGCGATTTCGCCCGGGGTGAGGGGCCGCTCTCCGCCCACCGGACAGGTGGACGGGACCGGCTCCTCGTGACTTTCGACCCCGAGCGTATCGCGAAGATCGTTCAGCGATCGTCCCCTGCCGCCTGGATTTCGGCGGTGAAGGTGTGGCGCTTGCCGCCAGCGGCCACCAGCGTGACCTCGGCTGTTCCGCCAGCGGTCATATCCTCCGCCAAGTCGAAGACCATGACATGCATGCCACCCGGCGCGAATTCGAGGCTTCCACCGGGTTGAATGGTCTGGGGATGTGCCTCACCCATGACCATCTTTTCGCCTTCCATCATCGACTGGTGGATTTCCGCGCGCCCTGCGCCCGTAACCTCGGCGTTGCGGAAGGTCACGCTGCGCTCGCCCGCATTGCCGAGATCGAAATAGACGGCAGCGGGATTGCCGCTGACAGGTGGGAGGACCAGCCGCGCGTTTGTGATCTCGATCCCGGCGATCGCGTTCGCGTCGACAGCCTCTGCGGGCTGCTCTGGCTCCCCACCGCAAGCGGCAAGCGGGATCGAGGCGCCGGCGAGCATCAGCGCGGCAATAATCGGTTTGTTCATGGCAATTTCCCTCCTGTGACAGGCGCAAAAAACTAGCGCAGGCCATCCCTTGTGCCAAGGAAAAGCGCTCCTATATCGCCCCTGTAATACACCGTTTTATCGAGCTGCCGACCGGTTTTGCCGTTCAAGGGAAACCAGCTGCGCAGCGTCCAATGACTTGAAACAGATGGGGAAACCATGAGCAAGATTATCGGTATCGACCTTGGCACCACCAATAGCTGCGTCGCCGTGATGGACGGCGGCAAGCCCAAGGTCATCGAAAACTCCGAAGGCGCGCGCACGACGCCCTCGATCACCGCGTTCACCAAGGATGGCGAGCGTCTGATCGGCCAGCCGGCCAAGCGCCAGGCGGTCACCAATCCGGACAACACCCTCTTCGCGATCAAGCGCCTCATTGGCCGCCGGTTCGACGACCCTATGACCAAGAAGGACATGGAGCTGGTCCCCTATGACATCGTCAAGGGTCCGAACGGCGACGCATGGGTCGAAGCTGCCGGCGAGAAGTACAGCCCCAGCCAGGTTTCGGCCTTCATCCTCCAGAAGATGAAGGAAACGGCCGAGGAATATCTTGGTGAAAAGGTTTCCAAGGCGGTCATCACCGTTCCGGCCTACTTCAACGACGCCCAGCGTCAGGCGACCAAGGATGCCGGCAAGATCGCTGGCCTCGAGGTCGAGCGCATCATCAACGAGCCGACCGCGGCGGCGCTGGCCTATGGTCTCGACAAGGACGACGGCAAGACCATCGCCGTTTACGACCTTGGCGGCGGTACTTTCGACGTCTCGATCCTCGAGATCGGTGACGGCGTGTTCGAAGTGAAGTCGACCAATGGCGACACCTTCCTCGGCGGTGAAGACTTCGACAGCGCGATCGTCGAATGGCTGGCCGACCAGTTCAAGAAGAAGGAAAACATGGACCTGCGGAGCGACAAGCTCGCGCTGCAGCGCCTCAAGGAAGCGGCCGAGAAGGCGAAGATCGAGCTCAGCTCGGCGCAGACCACGGAAGTGAACCTGCCTTTCATCACCGCGCGAATGGAAGGTGGCTCGTCCACCCCGCTGCACCTTGTGGAAACCATCAGCCGCTCGGACCTCGAAAAGATGGTCGGTGACCTCATCAAGCGCACGCTCGAGCCCTGCAAGAAGGCTCTCGCGGACGCAGGCATCGACAAGGGCGGCGTGGACGAGGTCATCCTCGTCGGCGGTATGACCCGTATGCCCAAGGTGCGCGAAGTCGTAGAAGAGTTCTTCGGCAAGAAGCCGCACACCGGCGTGAATCCCGATGAAGTCGTGGCCATGGGTGCTGCCATCCAGGCCGGCGTCCTCCAGGGCGACGTCAAGGACGTGCTGCTGCTCGACGTGACCCCGCTTTCGCTGGGTATCGAAACGCTCGGCGGCATTATGACCAAGATGATCGATCGCAACACGACGATCCCGACCAAAAAGAGCCAGACCTACTCGACTGCCGAGGACAACCAGCAGGCGGTGACGATCCGCGTGTTCCAGGGCGAGCGCGAAATGGCGAGCGACAACAAGCTGCTCGGCCAGTTCGACCTCGTCGGTATCCCGCCCGCACCGCGCGGCGTGCCGCAGATCGAAGTCACCTTCGACATCGACGCCAACGGCATTGTCAACGTGTCGGCCAAGGACAAGGGCACCGGCAAGGAACAGCAGATCCGCATCCAGGCATCGGGCGGCCTGTCCGACAGCGACATCGACCAGATGGTGCAGGACGCGGAAAAGTTCGCGGATGAGGACAAGAAGCGCCGCGAAAGCGCCGAAGCCCGTAACCAAGCCGACAGCCTCGTCCACGCGACCGAAAAGCAGCTCGAAGAGCATGGCGACAAGATCGACGCATCGCTGAAGAGCGAAGTGGAAGAGAAGGTCGCAGCGCTCAAGACCGCGCTCGAAGGCGACGATGCCGCTGACATCAACGCCAAGGCCCAGGACCTGTCGCAGAGCGCGATGAAGATGGGCCAGTCGATCTACGAGAAGGAGCAGGCGAACGCCGGTTCCGACGCTCCGGAAGGCGGCGACGCCGGTTCGGAAGCAGCTCAGGAGGAAGAGGTGGTCGACGCCGAATTCTCCGAAGTCGACGAAGACGCGAAGAACTGAGACGCCTGATGAGAACTCCGCCCCCACCGGTGCAACTGCGCTCCGGTGGGGGTAAGTTTTAGGGCGGGGATTGTAATGTCAGCTACCGAAATCGATTTCTACGAAGTGCTCGGCGTCAGCCGCGATGCCGATGGCGCGGCCATCAAGAGCGCCTATCGCAAGCTCGCGATGAAGCATCACCCGGACAAGAACCCGGGCTGCACCGAGAGCGAAAACACCTTCAAGGCGATCAGTGTCGCCTATGATTGCCTGAAAGACCCGCAGAAGCGGGCGGCCTATGATCGCTATGGCCACGCGGCCTTCCAGAACGGCGGAGGCCCCGGCGGTGCGCATGGCAACGCCGATTTCGGCGATATCGGTGACATCTTCGAGACCATCTTCGGCTCCGCCTTCGGGGGCGGCGGTGGGCGAGCCCGCCCGCGGCGCGGGGCGGACCTGCGCTACGATATGGAAATCGGGCTAGAAGACGCCTTCCACGGCAAGTCGACCGAAATCGAGATCGAAGTCAGCAAGGCCTGCGACACCTGTCACGGATCGGGCGCGCAGCCCGGCACCCATGCGCGCACCTGCAATCTGTGCGGCGGGCAGGGCAATGTCCGCGCGAAACAGGGCTTTTTCGTGGTCGAACGGCCGTGCCCCAACTGCCATGGAGCAGGCGAAGTGATCACCTCGCCCTGTCGCGACTGCCGCGGCGAAGGGCGCGTGGACGTGCCGCAGAAGCTTGAGGTCGACATTCCTCCCGGCGTCGACACCGGCACGCGCATCCGGCTTTCCGGCAAGGGCGAGGCAGGACCGCGCGGCGCGCCTGCGGGCGATCTCTACATCTTCGTCCATGTGAAACCGCACGAGATATTCCAGCGCGAAGGCACCACGCTCGCCACGCGTGTCCCGATCAGTTTCACCAAGGCCGCGCTCGGCGGGTCGATCGAAATCCCCGGCCTCGACGGCGAGGAACTCACTCTCGAAATTCCGGCAGGCATCCAGTCGGGCAAGCAGCTGCGCCAGCGCGGCGCAGGCATGCCGGTCTTGCAGGGGCGCGGACGCGGGGACATGGTGGTCGAGATCGCGGTCGAAACGCCGACCAAGCTCAGCAAGGAACAGCGGACGCTCCTCGAACAGTTCCGCGAGCTGGAAACGGGCGATGAATGCCCGCAGTCCAAGGGCTTTTTCGACAAGATCCGCACCGCTTTCGGCGGCTGATCACTTGCCCAGGCGTTCGAGCACTTCCGATCGGATTTGCCCGATCAGCTCCGCTGAACAGCGATAGGCACGGGCTTCCTCGTCGAGAATGGCGAGGAATGCCCGACGCTTGTAAGAACGCACGCGGTCCGGCTCTGCATCGCCCGGCGTAGTCGAGAAGACGAGATCGATCATCCGCTCGGCCCCGTGCAGGCGGCCCCATAGATAATCGTTCTCGCGATAAGCCCGGCTGAAGAAGGCGCCGAAATTGTAGAATTCGGTCCCGCGCAAGGTGGCTGCCGTGCCGCCTTCTCGGATGCTCTTCGCATCGTCCGGGCTGATCCGGTCGACCTTGACGGGGTCGAACTCGGTAAGCCCCTCGTTGCGCAGCAGCGGCAGGGTCGCGACATCATAGAATGGGAAGCCGAGATAGGCGAACAGCATCCGGCGCTTGAGGTTATCGGGCATGTCCGCAAGCGCCTCGGCCAGCATTTCTTCCGCCCTGTCGTCGATCTCGGGCAGCAGGCGCTTGTGTTCGACATGGTCGAGCAGGGCCGCCGGATTGGCTAGGACATTGCCGGCGATCTTACCAAATTCCTCGCCCAGCGCGCTGACATGCTCCTTTTCGAAATAGAGCGCGAGGATTTCGAAAATCGCGTCACGCCCCTTTTCCAGCGCATCGTCGGGAATCTCGGGGTCCGCCTCCCAGTCGCGGGCGAGCCGTCGGGAAAGCAGGCGCAGGCGACGAATGCGAAAGCCGATGTCGTGCTCACGGAAGAAGGTGATGGCCTCAGGCGTCGCGCCGCCCTTCGGATTGGCCAAAGTCGCGAGACCCCGCCGCTGCAATTCGCCGCGCAGTACCTCCGACACCGGCGTATGGTCGCGCAAGTGCAGGGAAGGGGCGGCCTCCCATGCCAGCTTAGCAAGGCGGGTGACGATACCGCTCAGCTTGGACTGGGCGTAGGAATGGAAGGCGTAGCCCGCCTGTTCGGCCGCCGCCTGCTGGGCCTTCTGTCGCCAGGCCTTGAGGCGCTTCGGCGTCGGACTGTCGAGGAACAGCGTGTATCCGAACAGCTTCTCGACCGTACGCTCGACCTCGGGGCGTAGCGCCGCAACGATCCTTCCCAGCCGTTCGGCTTCGCGGCTTTGTTCTTCCAACTGCTCCAGATTGTCGCGAATGGGCTGCTCGCGCGGGATGGTGGAGAGCGATCCGAAGATGGCCGAGAAGAACCCAACGTCTTGCTTGCCGCGAGCATGCCTCTCGCTGAAGCGATCGGGCTGGGGATCGACGTAGACGAAGCGGCGGTCGACCTCGCGCTGCGCAGGGCGTCCGCTCAGGGCGGCCATGGCGCCTCCAAAGGGTTTGTTCACCAGCACCGAACCGTCGATCAGCGAAACGCTTTCCACCCCGTCGCGCATGACGTGGACCGGCATTATGCGTTCGAGGAAGGCATCGCGCGTGTCCCATTTCCGCTCGCTTTTTTTCGCAAGCCGATCGATTTCGTCGACCTTCAGCGGGGGAAAGGCGCCGGGGAAACTCGCCGTGGCACGCGCGGCGAAGACCAGTTCCAGCGGGTTGGCGAAATCCTCGCCGCCAGTTCGCGGCGTCTTGCGGCGCATGGTGATCGGCAGGCGATGCTCGCTGTCTTCGACCACCGGGGGGCTGTGGAGATGCAGAAGTTCCAGATAGCCGTGGAAGTCGGTCGTGGTGACGAAGAGGTCGAGCGGATGACCCGGCGGCAGCAGCGGCGCCTCGGCCTCGGTCTCGGCCATGGCGGTGAAGGCGCGTTCGAGCAGGCGGGAGAAACCGAGCCCGGAGAAGGGCGGTTCAAACCAGCGCCCGCGGATCAAATGCGAGACCTTGCGCCGCACCTCGTCGCGCGTTTCCGGCGCGACCTCGGTCGAGATTTCATTGCCCGGCCGCGACAGAAGCCAGCTTGCGAGCGGCTGCGCCCACATCTTGCCGCCCGACCACCGCAGTTTCGCATCGGGATCGGTCAGCTCGTCGACATCGGCCACTTCGAGCCACAAATCGGTCAGCGGCTCGAGGCTCTGCCCCGAATAGATGGCCTGCGCGAGGAAGACCGCATTGATGCCGCCCGCGCTCGCACCGCTCATGATGTCGGGCAGGACGCGCAGGCGCAGCTGATCGTCCGCCTCGATCTCGCGCAGCAGGTCTAGATAGACGTCGTGCACGCCGCCGCGCGGATCGTGGCCGACATGCAGATCGCGGCTTGCCCGGGCCAATTGCCACAGCTCGCGCGTGACCCCGTGCATATAGACCGCAAGGCTGACCCCGCCGTAGCAGACAAGCGCGATCCTCAGTTCCTTCTGCCTCATCGCTTTTGCTTGTGCACAGGCGGAGGCGGAAAGGCAATTGCGTTCCATAAATGTTCTGTTAGTGAATTGGCATGGCCAAGCCGAAGAAACGCTATGTTTGCCAAGCCTGTGGGTCGGTGTCGCACCGCTGGCAGGGGCAGTGCGCCGATTGCGCTGAATGGAACACGCTGACCGAAGATGCGCCGGCGACGGTGTTTTCCATGAAGCACGATCTGTCGAGCGGGGGGCGGGCCGTGGAGTTCGTCGATCTCGACAAGCCGGGCGAAATGCCGCTGCGTCAGAAGACGGGGCTGGCCGAGTTTGACCGCGCACTTGGCGGGGGGCTGGTGCCGGGCAGTGCGATCCTGATGGGCGGCGATCCGGGAATCGGCAAATCGACGTTGCTGCTTCAAGCTGCGGCCAAAGTCGCGCGCGAAGGGCACAGTGTGGCCTATGTCAGCGGCGAGGAGGCCTCGGGACAGGTCCGTATGCGGGCCGCGCGCC
Protein-coding sequences here:
- the grpE gene encoding nucleotide exchange factor GrpE → MTNENTNEPQDKAVDEEVAREMEGVPEHLRDDGGEDEDAADVALDDALASLRGDLENAKQEVLYARAETQNVRRRMEKDVQDARNYAATGFARDILSVADNLCRALDAIPAEQREDEKLKGFIAGIEATQRELEKVFNQNGITRIAAKGMPLDPNQHQAMMEIPTADAEPGTIVQEMQAGYMIKDRLLRPAMVGVAKKPD
- a CDS encoding DUF885 domain-containing protein, whose protein sequence is MRTALLTSAVLAASALAMPLAAQDSADERVMALADEYYDYNLAEYGMTETESGSTEWGDRLWSVTPEAQRERALRYADILDRLEGVDRSGLSEEARTNALVLQTLLESDIGDARFDEWQMPFDSDSNFWSYLAGRSAFSTVEDYENYIGRMRDLPRYFAEQTTNAKIGLARGFSVPRVTLEGRDASIEAYVVDAPEMSPFWAPFDQMPERFSEEDKARLTAAGKAAIAESVTPAYRDLLDFFRNTYLPQTRTTLGASEFPEGEAYYAQQIRQYTTLDLNAEEIHRIGLEEVARITAEMEKAKGEADFTGSLAEFITFLRTDAQFVADTPDELMGVAAYTSKRVDDKLGEFFGFLPRYRHGLRPVDPAIAPFYTAGRGGLEYCQINTHDLPSRPVYNIPALTMHECAPGHSFQAAIALERDDAPRFRRQTYFSGFGEGWGLYTEYLGNEMGIYRTPYERFGQLSYEMWRAARLVIDTGIHHYGWSREQAVDYLSSHTALSDREVGTEIDRYISWPGQALAYKLGEMTIRRVREKAEKALGEDFDIRKFHDVVLSLGSVPLPALEERIDAFIADGGQGLPGVTYE
- a CDS encoding indoleamine 2,3-dioxygenase — protein: MELKDYGMSRERGYLSHYEIDEITLPERFAPIVEAAEKLSALLTSGRVRHWLDALPDPDIGEWAQTAAEEEVRTAMVHYSFLVQAYVWGEATPPRHLPANLSRPMCALADRLGQAPLLPYSGYVLDNWYRLDKSGPITLDNIAMHQNFLCGADENWFVLVHVAIEAEAGVLLDNAARLVTLAKDGDEVEATRRLKEMDEAWERIYEHFARMPEQCDPYIYFHRVRPYIHGWANNPALEGGGLIYEGMDRYEGKPQAFRGQTGSQSSIVPAMDALFQVGHSDDPLRQFLDELHQYRPVEHRRFIEDLAKHSTLRDFVSASDNQELKNAFNACLEQSARFRTRHLEYAASYINKQAGSIAGNDPDVGTGGTPFMKYLKKHRDENRAQVVS
- a CDS encoding vgr related protein — encoded protein: MGGERPLTPGEIALARTVFGDAIDYPRVTIRRRKWFPFQPRKITMAPRGHLHFHPNSESYCEDFSREGVMRQGLLIHELVHVWQVQTKGQWYLVTHRMPWARYDYSLKPGWALERYGIEQQAEIVKHAFWLRNGVKLAGASDPAAYDLLVRFPGATG
- a CDS encoding copper chaperone PCu(A)C, with translation MNKPIIAALMLAGASIPLAACGGEPEQPAEAVDANAIAGIEITNARLVLPPVSGNPAAVYFDLGNAGERSVTFRNAEVTGAGRAEIHQSMMEGEKMVMGEAHPQTIQPGGSLEFAPGGMHVMVFDLAEDMTAGGTAEVTLVAAGGKRHTFTAEIQAAGDDR
- the dnaK gene encoding molecular chaperone DnaK encodes the protein MSKIIGIDLGTTNSCVAVMDGGKPKVIENSEGARTTPSITAFTKDGERLIGQPAKRQAVTNPDNTLFAIKRLIGRRFDDPMTKKDMELVPYDIVKGPNGDAWVEAAGEKYSPSQVSAFILQKMKETAEEYLGEKVSKAVITVPAYFNDAQRQATKDAGKIAGLEVERIINEPTAAALAYGLDKDDGKTIAVYDLGGGTFDVSILEIGDGVFEVKSTNGDTFLGGEDFDSAIVEWLADQFKKKENMDLRSDKLALQRLKEAAEKAKIELSSAQTTEVNLPFITARMEGGSSTPLHLVETISRSDLEKMVGDLIKRTLEPCKKALADAGIDKGGVDEVILVGGMTRMPKVREVVEEFFGKKPHTGVNPDEVVAMGAAIQAGVLQGDVKDVLLLDVTPLSLGIETLGGIMTKMIDRNTTIPTKKSQTYSTAEDNQQAVTIRVFQGEREMASDNKLLGQFDLVGIPPAPRGVPQIEVTFDIDANGIVNVSAKDKGTGKEQQIRIQASGGLSDSDIDQMVQDAEKFADEDKKRRESAEARNQADSLVHATEKQLEEHGDKIDASLKSEVEEKVAALKTALEGDDAADINAKAQDLSQSAMKMGQSIYEKEQANAGSDAPEGGDAGSEAAQEEEVVDAEFSEVDEDAKN
- the dnaJ gene encoding molecular chaperone DnaJ encodes the protein MSATEIDFYEVLGVSRDADGAAIKSAYRKLAMKHHPDKNPGCTESENTFKAISVAYDCLKDPQKRAAYDRYGHAAFQNGGGPGGAHGNADFGDIGDIFETIFGSAFGGGGGRARPRRGADLRYDMEIGLEDAFHGKSTEIEIEVSKACDTCHGSGAQPGTHARTCNLCGGQGNVRAKQGFFVVERPCPNCHGAGEVITSPCRDCRGEGRVDVPQKLEVDIPPGVDTGTRIRLSGKGEAGPRGAPAGDLYIFVHVKPHEIFQREGTTLATRVPISFTKAALGGSIEIPGLDGEELTLEIPAGIQSGKQLRQRGAGMPVLQGRGRGDMVVEIAVETPTKLSKEQRTLLEQFRELETGDECPQSKGFFDKIRTAFGG
- a CDS encoding patatin-like protein produces the protein MRQKELRIALVCYGGVSLAVYMHGVTRELWQLARASRDLHVGHDPRGGVHDVYLDLLREIEADDQLRLRVLPDIMSGASAGGINAVFLAQAIYSGQSLEPLTDLWLEVADVDELTDPDAKLRWSGGKMWAQPLASWLLSRPGNEISTEVAPETRDEVRRKVSHLIRGRWFEPPFSGLGFSRLLERAFTAMAETEAEAPLLPPGHPLDLFVTTTDFHGYLELLHLHSPPVVEDSEHRLPITMRRKTPRTGGEDFANPLELVFAARATASFPGAFPPLKVDEIDRLAKKSERKWDTRDAFLERIMPVHVMRDGVESVSLIDGSVLVNKPFGGAMAALSGRPAQREVDRRFVYVDPQPDRFSERHARGKQDVGFFSAIFGSLSTIPREQPIRDNLEQLEEQSREAERLGRIVAALRPEVERTVEKLFGYTLFLDSPTPKRLKAWRQKAQQAAAEQAGYAFHSYAQSKLSGIVTRLAKLAWEAAPSLHLRDHTPVSEVLRGELQRRGLATLANPKGGATPEAITFFREHDIGFRIRRLRLLSRRLARDWEADPEIPDDALEKGRDAIFEILALYFEKEHVSALGEEFGKIAGNVLANPAALLDHVEHKRLLPEIDDRAEEMLAEALADMPDNLKRRMLFAYLGFPFYDVATLPLLRNEGLTEFDPVKVDRISPDDAKSIREGGTAATLRGTEFYNFGAFFSRAYRENDYLWGRLHGAERMIDLVFSTTPGDAEPDRVRSYKRRAFLAILDEEARAYRCSAELIGQIRSEVLERLGK